A portion of the Acidisarcina polymorpha genome contains these proteins:
- the rpsB gene encoding 30S ribosomal protein S2: MANITMKELLEAGVHFGHQTKRWNPRMKEYIFGERNGIYIIDLQKTLKMFKEASKWVTDLTATGKVILFVGTKRQAQDAIAEEANRCGMFYINNRWLGGLLTNWITVQKSVKRLQELDEMATDGRYELLTKKEVIKLERERKHLQANLAGIKNMKRLPDALFIVDSNNEAIAVAEARKLGIPVVAVVDTNCDPTVVDYVIPGNDDALRAIRLFTSKISDSVIEGVQIAGDKQYMDIAGVSASAVEEKPVLSVGLESGADEPEGDDTDGEVDLEAVLGGGIRKAPVAVTTLDEPEAVEHAL, encoded by the coding sequence TTGGCTAACATCACCATGAAGGAGCTGCTCGAAGCGGGAGTCCACTTCGGGCACCAGACGAAGCGCTGGAACCCGCGCATGAAGGAATACATCTTCGGCGAGCGCAACGGCATTTACATCATCGATCTGCAGAAGACCTTGAAGATGTTCAAGGAAGCCAGCAAGTGGGTCACCGATCTGACCGCGACTGGCAAGGTCATTCTCTTTGTCGGAACCAAGCGGCAGGCGCAGGACGCCATCGCCGAGGAAGCCAACCGCTGCGGCATGTTCTATATCAACAACCGCTGGCTGGGTGGCCTTCTGACTAACTGGATCACCGTGCAGAAGTCTGTGAAGCGCCTTCAGGAACTCGATGAGATGGCCACCGACGGCCGCTACGAACTGCTTACCAAGAAGGAAGTCATCAAGCTCGAGCGCGAGCGTAAGCATCTACAGGCAAACCTGGCCGGCATCAAGAACATGAAGCGTCTGCCCGATGCCCTGTTCATCGTCGACTCGAACAACGAAGCGATTGCCGTCGCCGAAGCCCGAAAGCTCGGCATCCCGGTCGTCGCCGTGGTCGACACCAACTGCGATCCGACGGTCGTCGACTACGTGATCCCCGGTAACGACGATGCGCTGCGCGCTATCCGTCTGTTCACCTCGAAGATCTCCGATTCGGTCATCGAAGGGGTACAGATCGCCGGTGACAAGCAGTACATGGACATCGCCGGTGTCTCCGCCAGTGCCGTTGAAGAAAAGCCAGTACTCTCCGTCGGCCTTGAATCCGGCGCCGATGAGCCCGAAGGCGACGACACCGATGGCGAAGTCGATCTCGAAGCCGTCCTCGGCGGCGGCATCCGCAAGGCTCCGGTCGCGGTGACCACCCTCGATGAGCCTGAAGCCGTCGAACACGCGCTCTAA
- a CDS encoding fumarylacetoacetate hydrolase family protein: MRYCRFQTDFGPQYGEVRQRGGHDWIEILLPPPEEDAWTRFPSEAEAAAFEPVPFGRATLFAPVVPSKIVCIGRNYRDHAAELGNEVPKEPLLFLKAPSAILASGETICIPPQSSRVDFEGELAVVIGKRASRIQPDEDVRQYIRGYTIVNDVTARDLQKSDGQWSRAKGFDTFCPVGPIVTNEIDPDLGLEVETRLNGNVKQHGSTIDLIFPIAHLLRYITAAMTLLPGDLIPTGTPAGVAPMQPGDLVEVSVEGVGTLSNPVAAFLP; this comes from the coding sequence ATGCGATATTGCCGCTTTCAAACCGACTTTGGTCCACAGTACGGAGAAGTGCGTCAACGGGGCGGCCATGACTGGATCGAGATTCTGTTGCCGCCTCCTGAGGAGGACGCCTGGACCAGGTTTCCGAGCGAAGCGGAGGCTGCCGCCTTTGAACCGGTACCCTTCGGCCGGGCTACATTGTTCGCCCCAGTCGTCCCGTCGAAGATCGTCTGCATCGGCCGCAACTATCGTGATCACGCAGCCGAACTGGGCAACGAGGTCCCCAAAGAGCCGCTGCTGTTTCTGAAAGCTCCCTCCGCGATCCTCGCCAGCGGCGAAACTATCTGCATTCCACCGCAATCGAGCCGTGTCGATTTCGAGGGGGAGCTCGCCGTCGTCATTGGCAAACGTGCCAGCCGCATTCAGCCCGACGAGGACGTCAGGCAATATATCCGTGGATACACCATCGTCAACGACGTAACCGCCCGCGACCTTCAGAAATCTGACGGGCAATGGTCCCGCGCCAAGGGATTCGACACCTTTTGCCCAGTGGGCCCGATCGTCACCAATGAAATCGATCCCGACCTCGGCCTGGAGGTCGAGACCCGGCTCAACGGTAATGTGAAGCAGCATGGAAGCACGATCGACCTCATCTTCCCCATCGCCCACCTGCTTCGCTACATCACGGCGGCCATGACGCTGCTGCCCGGAGATCTTATTCCTACCGGAACGCCGGCGGGCGTTGCTCCTATGCAGCCAGGCGATCTCGTTGAGGTCTCAGTGGAAGGGGTGGGCACACTATCAAATCCTGTGGCCGCCTTTCTACCTTGA
- the rplM gene encoding 50S ribosomal protein L13 encodes MSTFVPSANAIDRKWYVVDASGKTLGRLATVAASYLAGKRSPQYTPYIDVGDHIVVINAEKIRLTGLKSQTKMYRRYTGFPGGLREESYVRLLARRPEKIVEDAIKGMLPKTKMGRKMASKLQVYRGDKHPHQAQQPQPLEFTA; translated from the coding sequence ATGTCGACTTTTGTTCCAAGCGCGAATGCGATCGACCGCAAGTGGTATGTGGTAGACGCTAGTGGCAAGACCCTCGGCCGCCTGGCGACGGTCGCCGCCAGCTACCTGGCCGGCAAACGGAGCCCGCAATACACCCCGTATATCGATGTTGGGGATCATATCGTGGTTATCAATGCCGAGAAGATCCGGCTGACCGGACTCAAGAGCCAGACCAAAATGTACCGCCGTTACACCGGCTTCCCCGGCGGTCTGCGCGAAGAGTCGTATGTCCGCCTGCTCGCGCGGCGGCCCGAAAAGATCGTTGAAGATGCGATCAAGGGCATGCTTCCCAAGACCAAGATGGGCCGCAAGATGGCCTCTAAGCTTCAGGTATACCGCGGCGACAAGCACCCTCACCAGGCGCAGCAGCCGCAACCGCTGGAGTTCACAGCGTAA
- a CDS encoding transaldolase produces the protein MSKSLLEQLREMTIVVADTGDIEAIKKVKPQDATTNPSLITTAAQMPQYEPIVDGVLLDAKKQLGDNASDKDVANLAFKHLAVAFGKRILEIIPGRVSTEVDARLSYDTEKTLTQAREIIQQYKEQGVDKKRILIKIASTWPGIKAAEILEKEGIHCNLTLLFGLHQAIACAEAGVTLISPFVGRILDWYKKDTGKDYVGADDPGVQSVTKIYTYFKKFDYKTVVMGASFRNVGEIEELAGCDLLTISPKLLEELEAKQGELPRKLDPAKAKQQDVEKLSIDEATFEKMHAADRMAHDKLKEGIEGFSSALENLEKLLAARLAELGASKETVGAH, from the coding sequence ATGTCGAAGAGCCTGCTCGAGCAACTCCGCGAAATGACGATTGTCGTCGCCGATACTGGTGACATCGAGGCGATTAAGAAGGTGAAGCCGCAAGACGCGACCACCAACCCCTCGCTCATCACCACTGCCGCTCAAATGCCGCAGTATGAGCCGATTGTGGACGGCGTGCTGCTCGACGCCAAGAAGCAGCTGGGCGATAATGCAAGCGACAAAGACGTCGCCAATCTCGCGTTCAAGCATCTTGCCGTCGCTTTCGGCAAGCGCATTCTGGAGATCATTCCCGGACGCGTTTCGACTGAAGTTGATGCCCGGCTATCTTATGACACCGAGAAGACCTTGACCCAAGCTCGGGAGATCATTCAGCAGTATAAGGAGCAAGGTGTTGATAAGAAGCGCATTCTGATCAAGATCGCCTCAACCTGGCCAGGTATAAAGGCCGCCGAGATCCTTGAGAAGGAAGGCATTCACTGCAATCTGACTCTGCTTTTCGGTCTCCACCAGGCCATCGCCTGCGCCGAAGCCGGAGTCACCTTAATCTCGCCCTTCGTCGGTCGCATCCTCGACTGGTACAAGAAAGACACAGGCAAGGATTATGTGGGCGCCGATGATCCTGGCGTTCAGTCAGTCACCAAGATCTACACTTACTTCAAGAAGTTCGACTATAAGACCGTCGTCATGGGCGCCAGCTTCCGCAACGTCGGCGAGATTGAAGAGCTCGCCGGGTGCGACCTTCTGACCATCTCTCCGAAGCTGCTCGAGGAACTCGAAGCGAAGCAGGGCGAATTGCCGCGCAAGCTCGATCCGGCGAAGGCCAAGCAACAAGACGTCGAAAAGCTCAGCATCGACGAAGCCACCTTCGAAAAGATGCATGCCGCTGATCGTATGGCGCATGACAAGTTGAAAGAGGGCATCGAGGGTTTCAGTTCCGCACTGGAAAACCTGGAGAAGCTGCTCGCTGCGCGACTCGCGGAACTTGGAGCCAGCAAGGAAACCGTCGGCGCTCACTAA
- a CDS encoding VOC family protein, which produces MANSFGADILIQALDPKVAASFYVNQLGFKVSGEAPNMLSLHGQNINLFIEQGPPLGPVLEVKVDDVGQAKVRLVKSGGEILKVEPEFPRCNVRDPFGLIYNLTAGS; this is translated from the coding sequence ATGGCAAACAGCTTCGGCGCCGACATTCTCATCCAAGCACTAGATCCAAAGGTAGCGGCATCTTTCTACGTCAATCAACTGGGTTTCAAGGTAAGCGGTGAGGCTCCAAACATGTTGAGTCTCCACGGGCAGAACATCAACTTGTTCATTGAACAAGGCCCTCCTCTTGGACCGGTTCTGGAGGTGAAGGTAGATGATGTCGGGCAAGCCAAAGTCCGGCTGGTGAAGAGCGGAGGCGAGATTCTGAAAGTTGAGCCGGAGTTCCCCCGTTGTAACGTGCGAGACCCGTTCGGCCTCATCTACAATCTTACGGCCGGAAGCTGA
- a CDS encoding helix-turn-helix domain-containing protein, with protein sequence METINESEIEASEQTVSPVAKVLGPKTQIDPESAEAFIAEKHIGERIKRLRLKKSMGLVELGRHTGLSASFLSQLETGRVVPTLRNLARIAMVFSKDLSYFFETEPNTLFRVHKKKERVRLPQTGVDDPTYYFESLGYMVPDRQLDPYYAEFIPLKKNMEVRPHVHPGYEFLYMLEGELEIRHADKVHIVEAGDGVYFDASTPHAYRCAGKIPAVAIIVTMHQQASSQPAMNLRPMGAMLGARTPQSGTSARPTINAQRAVTQSNGLSVPPQATS encoded by the coding sequence ATGGAAACGATCAATGAGTCGGAAATAGAGGCGAGCGAGCAGACGGTTAGCCCTGTGGCCAAGGTATTAGGCCCAAAAACACAGATCGATCCAGAGAGCGCTGAGGCTTTTATCGCTGAAAAGCACATTGGAGAACGGATCAAGAGGCTGCGGTTGAAAAAATCAATGGGGTTGGTTGAGTTGGGACGGCATACTGGCCTTTCGGCCAGCTTTCTCTCGCAACTAGAGACCGGGAGGGTGGTGCCCACCCTACGGAATCTTGCCCGAATTGCCATGGTGTTCAGCAAAGACCTCTCCTACTTTTTCGAGACCGAGCCGAATACTCTCTTTCGGGTGCACAAGAAGAAGGAGCGCGTTCGCTTGCCGCAGACCGGGGTCGACGACCCTACTTATTACTTCGAGAGTCTGGGATACATGGTACCCGACCGCCAACTCGACCCCTACTATGCAGAGTTCATTCCACTGAAGAAAAATATGGAGGTCCGTCCTCATGTGCATCCGGGATATGAATTCCTGTACATGCTTGAGGGTGAATTAGAGATCCGCCACGCCGATAAAGTCCACATTGTCGAAGCCGGGGATGGCGTCTACTTCGATGCGAGTACTCCGCATGCCTATCGATGCGCCGGCAAAATCCCAGCCGTGGCGATCATCGTTACGATGCATCAGCAGGCAAGTTCCCAGCCAGCTATGAATCTGCGGCCAATGGGCGCAATGTTAGGGGCCCGTACTCCGCAAAGCGGGACTTCAGCCAGGCCGACCATCAACGCACAGCGGGCGGTAACTCAATCCAATGGTCTTAGCGTTCCACCGCAGGCCACCAGCTAG
- a CDS encoding fibronectin type III domain-containing protein, producing the protein MIFWITGCGQTGVPLPPTLRLPVPVDDLTANRVADQVTLRWTMPHRTTDKLALKGPQPVHICRQVGNGSCETVADVSFPPEKPASYVDTLPASLAGGSKQLLSYTIEVRNRHGRSAGASNPVYTLAGAAPPPLSGVRGEMTASGVLLQWQPSSLNGDEHKIEIQRTLLSISKPSTSAKPGHSPFAESSPQLVKDQMLTVQQPDGLETGKVLDPDAAPNQRYSYRLSRAEVVTVNGKSVQVEGATSSEISVTTKDTFPPRPPIGLAAVAAPDEGAIDLSWAPNTESDLAGYAVYRRQGSSEPTRVSPADAPLETPSYRDLTAKPGQEYTYSVSAIDRDGNESARSVEVTETLRTKP; encoded by the coding sequence ATGATTTTCTGGATAACTGGTTGCGGGCAAACCGGGGTCCCCCTGCCGCCTACCTTGCGGCTCCCGGTCCCGGTGGACGATCTCACGGCCAATCGGGTCGCGGACCAGGTCACGTTGCGGTGGACCATGCCTCACCGGACTACAGATAAGCTGGCGCTCAAGGGCCCGCAACCGGTGCACATTTGCCGCCAGGTGGGCAATGGTTCCTGCGAGACTGTGGCCGATGTCAGCTTTCCCCCTGAAAAGCCCGCCAGCTATGTAGATACTCTGCCAGCCTCTTTGGCGGGTGGTTCCAAGCAATTGCTTAGCTATACGATTGAGGTTCGTAATAGGCACGGCCGCTCTGCAGGAGCTTCGAACCCGGTCTACACTCTCGCCGGAGCAGCCCCGCCGCCGCTTTCCGGCGTGCGCGGAGAGATGACAGCGTCCGGCGTGCTGCTGCAGTGGCAGCCATCCTCCTTAAACGGAGACGAGCACAAGATCGAGATTCAACGCACTCTACTTTCGATCTCCAAGCCTTCAACCTCCGCCAAACCGGGACACTCTCCTTTTGCAGAATCGTCGCCGCAGCTTGTCAAAGACCAAATGCTCACTGTGCAGCAGCCGGATGGCCTGGAGACCGGCAAGGTCCTCGATCCTGATGCAGCGCCGAATCAGCGCTACAGCTATCGACTCTCCCGTGCCGAGGTAGTCACGGTCAACGGTAAGTCGGTTCAGGTGGAAGGGGCTACGAGCTCAGAGATTAGCGTGACAACCAAGGACACTTTTCCCCCTCGGCCCCCAATCGGCCTTGCCGCCGTTGCCGCACCAGATGAGGGCGCTATCGACTTATCTTGGGCTCCGAATACTGAAAGCGATCTGGCTGGATACGCAGTCTACCGCCGTCAAGGAAGCAGCGAACCAACCCGCGTCTCACCCGCGGACGCTCCCCTAGAGACCCCCTCGTACCGCGACCTGACCGCAAAACCAGGGCAAGAATACACCTATTCGGTCAGTGCTATCGACCGGGATGGCAATGAAAGCGCCCGCTCGGTGGAAGTCACCGAAACTCTGCGCACCAAACCATAG
- the rpsI gene encoding 30S ribosomal protein S9: MADLVQYYGTGRRKSAIARVFLRPGSGQFKVNGKGYEEYFVTEQQRASAKQPLVLTEHTATFDVITTVRGGGVSGQADAVKMGIARALLEFNVELRKTLKADGLLSRDARIKERKKYGQKGARARFQFSKR; the protein is encoded by the coding sequence ATGGCAGATCTGGTTCAGTATTACGGCACGGGACGGCGCAAGTCGGCGATCGCCCGCGTATTCCTTCGCCCCGGAAGTGGCCAGTTCAAGGTCAACGGCAAGGGATACGAAGAGTATTTCGTCACCGAACAACAGCGCGCCTCGGCAAAGCAGCCCTTGGTCCTCACCGAGCACACCGCGACCTTTGACGTAATCACCACCGTACGCGGCGGCGGCGTCTCCGGTCAGGCCGATGCGGTCAAGATGGGCATCGCCCGAGCACTGCTAGAGTTCAACGTGGAGTTGCGCAAGACGCTCAAGGCTGACGGCCTGCTCTCCCGCGATGCTCGCATCAAGGAACGGAAGAAGTACGGACAGAAGGGTGCACGCGCACGCTTCCAGTTCAGCAAGCGGTAA
- a CDS encoding TIGR01777 family oxidoreductase, which translates to MNFASLNKTILVSGASGLIGSALVRGWMPEPIHLVRLVRQKEHVREAKAGQAVLWNPSAEPPLADLQLLRGVTAAVHLSGATVAGPRWTPAYKREIFNSRVQSTTALVNTLLKLAPLPEVLVCASAIGIYGNRAEEILDENSPPGEGFLANTCVAWEAATLAAEAAGIRVVHARFGVVLSPQGGALAKMLPLFRLGLGGPLGNGRQFMPWITLRDAVSILRYCIDEPAIRGAVNVVAPNPVTNAEFTRALGSALHRPAILPAPSFALRLAFGEMADQALLASDRVVPAKLLQNGFEFADPLLGPALESIISSPA; encoded by the coding sequence ATGAACTTTGCGTCGTTGAACAAAACAATTCTGGTGAGCGGCGCCTCGGGCCTAATCGGCTCAGCTCTAGTACGTGGTTGGATGCCGGAACCGATTCATCTTGTACGCCTGGTGCGACAGAAGGAACATGTCAGGGAAGCAAAGGCGGGCCAAGCCGTTCTTTGGAATCCATCGGCTGAGCCGCCCCTTGCAGACCTGCAACTCCTTCGTGGCGTCACCGCTGCGGTTCATCTCAGCGGGGCCACGGTCGCAGGTCCTCGGTGGACGCCCGCATACAAGCGCGAAATCTTCAACAGCCGCGTGCAAAGCACAACGGCGTTAGTAAACACCCTTCTAAAACTAGCGCCGCTGCCGGAAGTTCTTGTTTGCGCCTCGGCAATCGGGATTTACGGCAATCGCGCGGAGGAAATTTTAGATGAGAATTCTCCGCCTGGAGAGGGCTTTCTCGCAAACACCTGCGTCGCCTGGGAGGCAGCTACTCTAGCCGCGGAAGCAGCCGGTATTCGGGTGGTCCATGCTCGCTTCGGGGTAGTACTTTCGCCCCAGGGAGGGGCCTTGGCGAAGATGCTTCCTCTCTTTCGCCTCGGGCTCGGCGGGCCGCTGGGCAATGGTCGTCAGTTTATGCCTTGGATCACGCTGCGGGATGCGGTGTCGATCTTGCGCTACTGTATCGATGAACCGGCGATCCGCGGCGCGGTCAACGTCGTCGCTCCGAACCCAGTGACCAATGCCGAGTTCACTCGTGCCTTGGGAAGTGCTCTTCATCGTCCCGCGATACTTCCGGCGCCGTCGTTTGCTTTGCGTCTGGCCTTTGGAGAGATGGCGGATCAGGCGCTACTCGCCAGCGACCGGGTGGTTCCAGCTAAGTTGCTACAGAACGGCTTTGAATTCGCCGACCCGCTACTGGGCCCAGCATTAGAGAGCATCATTTCGTCGCCTGCTTGA